One genomic segment of Helicobacter enhydrae includes these proteins:
- the der gene encoding ribosome biogenesis GTPase Der — MKKIAILGQPNVGKSSLFNRLLKQRKAITSEIAGTTRDVNHSIVEIEGHSIQMIDTGGIDESGGLFAKVKELSLKAGKEADLVLYMVDGKMPPQEVDRQMFFALQKSGKTCVLVINKIDNDKEREIGWEFANFGVKDFLMISASHNRGILALKKYILDILGLAVIECVQEEESQSLEEFLQEVEEQEETKPKINVGIIGRVNVGKSSLLNALLGKERSVVSDVAGTTIDPVDDELEFEGHQICFVDTAGIRKRSKIEGIERYGLDRTRKVLDKSDLALLVLDVSMSFVELDERISSLIDEYALGVIVVLNKWDIRCQEYEGIIAEFKRKFRFLEYAPFITVSAKNGRHIHEVRMKILEVYQNYSRRIPTAKLNEMIQEATRRHPLPSDHGKLVRIYYATQYQICPPQIALVMNRPKSLHFSYRRYLVNFLRSQFDFSGTPIFITSRGKNTKQWEEGEGQEKDTLLQ; from the coding sequence ATGAAAAAAATCGCAATTTTGGGGCAACCCAATGTTGGCAAAAGCTCATTATTTAATCGTTTGCTCAAACAACGCAAAGCAATCACTTCAGAGATCGCTGGAACCACAAGGGATGTCAATCATAGCATTGTTGAGATTGAGGGACATTCTATCCAAATGATAGATACTGGTGGGATTGATGAGAGTGGGGGCTTGTTTGCCAAAGTCAAGGAGCTAAGCCTCAAAGCAGGAAAAGAAGCAGATCTCGTGCTATATATGGTCGATGGCAAAATGCCTCCACAAGAGGTGGATAGGCAAATGTTTTTTGCTTTACAAAAGAGTGGCAAAACCTGCGTGCTCGTGATCAACAAAATCGATAATGACAAAGAAAGAGAGATAGGGTGGGAGTTTGCAAACTTTGGAGTCAAAGATTTTTTGATGATTTCTGCAAGTCACAATCGTGGGATTTTGGCACTCAAAAAGTATATTTTGGACATTTTGGGATTGGCAGTCATTGAGTGTGTGCAAGAGGAGGAAAGCCAAAGCCTTGAGGAGTTTTTGCAAGAAGTGGAGGAACAGGAGGAAACAAAGCCAAAAATCAATGTCGGAATCATCGGGCGTGTGAATGTTGGTAAAAGCTCCCTGCTCAATGCACTTTTGGGCAAAGAACGCAGTGTGGTCAGCGATGTAGCTGGAACGACGATTGATCCTGTGGATGATGAATTGGAGTTTGAGGGACATCAGATTTGTTTTGTGGATACTGCTGGGATTCGCAAACGCAGTAAGATCGAAGGGATTGAACGCTATGGCTTAGATCGCACACGCAAGGTGCTAGACAAAAGCGATCTGGCACTATTGGTGCTAGATGTGAGTATGAGCTTTGTTGAGCTTGATGAACGCATTAGCTCCTTGATTGATGAGTATGCTCTTGGCGTGATTGTGGTTTTGAACAAATGGGATATACGATGTCAAGAATACGAGGGGATTATTGCAGAATTTAAACGCAAGTTTAGATTTTTGGAATACGCACCCTTCATCACAGTGAGTGCCAAAAATGGGCGTCATATCCACGAAGTCAGAATGAAAATCTTAGAGGTTTATCAGAACTACTCAAGACGCATTCCTACAGCCAAACTCAATGAAATGATTCAAGAAGCGACTAGGCGTCATCCTTTGCCAAGCGATCATGGGAAGCTTGTGAGGATTTATTATGCGACACAATATCAGATTTGTCCTCCACAGATAGCCCTTGTAATGAATCGCCCAAAATCCTTGCATTTTAGCTATAGGCGTTATTTGGTGAATTTCCTAAGAAGCCAATTTGATTTTTCAGGCACCCCCATTTTCATCACTTCAAGAGGCAAAAATACTAAGCAGTGGGAAGAAGGGGAGGGGCAAGAAAAAGATACTTTGCTACAATAA
- a CDS encoding biotin synthase, whose protein sequence is MKEIFLCSISNVSSGNCSEDCAYCTQSSKYDTGVQKYKYKPVENVIQEAKELKKYGMVGFCLVTSGRGLDHKKCEYIASLANAIKQEIQDIHLIACCGRADLDSLKYLKANGIDSYNHNLESAKSFFTHICTTHTWEERFETCENALRADLGLCSGGIFGLGETLFHRIELLKALRSLSPHSVPINFFIPNPALPIKEGVMCVDEALECIALAREYLPNARLMIAGGREKVFGDQQKSMFDAGIDAIVLGNYLTTQGDNPQKDLKMLGDYGYGVIEAKKGISMLEGYGLKPAKECK, encoded by the coding sequence ATGAAAGAGATTTTTTTGTGCTCAATTAGCAATGTCAGTAGTGGGAATTGTAGTGAGGATTGTGCATATTGCACACAAAGTAGCAAATATGATACAGGAGTGCAAAAATACAAATACAAACCCGTTGAAAATGTCATCCAAGAAGCAAAAGAACTCAAAAAATATGGAATGGTGGGATTTTGTCTTGTGACTTCAGGGCGTGGGCTTGATCACAAAAAATGCGAATACATTGCCTCTCTTGCAAATGCTATCAAACAAGAAATCCAAGACATTCACCTCATCGCGTGCTGTGGGCGTGCGGATTTGGATTCTTTGAAATATCTCAAAGCCAATGGGATTGATAGCTATAACCACAATTTAGAAAGTGCAAAAAGCTTTTTTACTCACATCTGCACAACGCACACTTGGGAAGAAAGATTTGAAACTTGCGAAAATGCCCTTAGGGCAGATTTGGGGCTTTGTAGTGGTGGAATCTTTGGACTTGGGGAAACACTATTTCATAGAATCGAATTGCTCAAAGCCTTGCGTTCGCTATCTCCTCATTCAGTGCCGATTAATTTTTTCATCCCAAATCCTGCATTGCCGATCAAAGAGGGCGTAATGTGTGTAGATGAGGCATTGGAATGTATCGCTTTGGCAAGAGAATATTTGCCCAATGCGAGATTGATGATTGCTGGAGGACGCGAGAAGGTCTTTGGGGATCAGCAAAAATCTATGTTTGATGCGGGGATTGATGCAATCGTTTTGGGTAATTATTTGACAACTCAAGGCGATAATCCACAAAAAGATTTGAAAATGCTAGGAGATTATGGATATGGTGTCATCGAAGCCAAAAAAGGCATTTCAATGCTAGAGGGCTATGGGCTCAAACCTGCCAAAGAATGCAAATGA
- a CDS encoding YihY family inner membrane protein, whose amino-acid sequence MIREFLAVILSKCKKVYGFLTHEDELFVYASSLSFYTIFAFIPLLLIVIFVLLLLPNFQEAYKEAENLILSSVLPAHSEMIADFLNPLLQNTSSIGMLGFVYVIFTSILFFRNYEYITSKMFNSSTRSFLNSLSTYWMLVSFCPIVLGVSFYFVFRYKAFLDSNLPVLDAITPILFAWLIFLVLFRISANKTLRLKALALSSFITSLGWNLAKWAFVYYISYNQSYRDIYGSIAFVLFSMLWIYVSWFVILLGMRLCEGFERKIQKLQLEVDNVR is encoded by the coding sequence ATGATAAGAGAATTTTTAGCAGTCATTTTGTCCAAATGCAAAAAAGTTTATGGATTTTTGACACATGAAGACGAGCTATTTGTCTATGCCTCATCGCTAAGCTTTTATACAATCTTTGCCTTTATCCCATTGTTGCTCATCGTGATTTTTGTTTTGCTTTTGTTGCCCAATTTTCAAGAAGCCTACAAAGAAGCTGAAAACCTGATCCTCTCTAGCGTCTTACCCGCACATTCTGAAATGATTGCTGATTTTTTGAATCCTCTACTGCAAAACACCTCAAGCATTGGTATGTTGGGCTTTGTTTATGTGATTTTCACTTCTATTTTGTTTTTTCGCAACTACGAATACATCACTTCCAAAATGTTCAATTCTTCCACCCGTAGCTTTTTGAATTCTCTTAGCACATATTGGATGCTTGTGTCATTTTGTCCGATTGTGCTTGGCGTTTCTTTTTATTTTGTATTTCGATACAAAGCTTTTTTGGATTCTAATCTCCCTGTGCTAGATGCAATCACACCGATCCTGTTTGCTTGGCTGATTTTTCTTGTCTTGTTCCGCATTTCTGCCAACAAAACCTTGCGTTTGAAGGCTTTGGCTCTATCTTCTTTCATCACATCGCTTGGCTGGAATCTCGCCAAATGGGCGTTTGTGTATTATATAAGCTACAATCAATCCTATCGCGATATTTATGGCTCTATTGCCTTTGTGCTTTTTAGTATGCTTTGGATTTATGTTTCTTGGTTTGTTATTTTGCTAGGAATGCGTCTTTGCGAGGGATTTGAACGCAAGATTCAAAAACTACAATTGGAGGTTGATAATGTTAGATAA
- the tkt gene encoding transketolase encodes MLDKKLQIKMANTLRVLCAEMVQKANSGHPGAPMGLADLAVVLSQHINVDPTHSQWLNRDRLVFSGGHCSALVYSLLHLWGFDVTLEDLQSFRQLGSKTPGHPEFGHTHGVEITTGPLGQGVANAVGFAMASKYAQNILGKEVINHFVFCLCGDGDLQEGISYEACSLAGHHQLDNLILIYDSNAITIEGDTQIAMSENVKMRFEAQGFEVLECDGYCFDSLNQTFDKAKSSKQPTLIIAHTIIGKNAHTLEGSHKTHGSPLGAEVLAQSKQNMGFDSEQSFQISQEVLESFRQTMHRGIAMYQQWETTISQDTQAKIQELQNPDLSAIEYPTFQEGTQIATRVSNGEILNAIAKKHQGFLGGSADLGPSNNTLLKNEGDFPNGRNLHFGIREHAMGAICNGIANYGLFLPYCATFFVFSDYMSASVRVASIMKSQVWYIWTHDSIGVGEDGATHQPIEQLTHFRAMPNLYVFRPADANENLACVKVALTLKAPSAFVLSRQNLEVLPSTNQDRVAKGGYALCECENPDVILVATGSEVKCALESAKILENEGKRVRVVSMPSLELFREQSQEYQDSVLSNRDRTIAIEASRGLEWYEYANQVVGMQSFGASGKGNELFEHFGINVKTTLEVARKICQ; translated from the coding sequence ATGTTAGATAAAAAATTACAAATAAAAATGGCAAACACTCTTAGAGTCTTGTGTGCTGAAATGGTGCAGAAGGCAAATAGTGGGCATCCCGGTGCACCTATGGGATTGGCAGATCTTGCAGTTGTGTTATCACAACATATCAATGTGGATCCCACACATTCTCAATGGCTCAATCGCGATCGTTTGGTTTTTAGTGGAGGGCATTGCTCGGCTTTGGTGTATTCTCTTTTGCATTTATGGGGGTTTGATGTGACATTAGAAGATTTGCAGTCTTTTCGTCAGCTGGGGAGCAAAACCCCCGGTCACCCTGAGTTTGGGCATACTCACGGAGTGGAAATCACCACTGGTCCTTTGGGGCAGGGCGTTGCCAATGCGGTGGGATTTGCGATGGCAAGTAAATATGCTCAAAATATTTTGGGCAAAGAAGTGATCAATCATTTTGTCTTTTGTTTGTGTGGAGATGGGGATTTGCAAGAGGGGATCAGCTATGAGGCTTGTTCTCTTGCAGGACATCATCAGCTAGATAATCTGATTTTGATTTATGATAGCAATGCAATCACAATCGAGGGGGATACACAAATTGCAATGAGTGAAAATGTCAAAATGCGTTTTGAAGCACAGGGGTTTGAAGTTTTGGAATGCGATGGGTATTGTTTTGATTCTCTGAATCAAACATTTGACAAAGCCAAATCATCCAAGCAACCCACCCTCATCATCGCCCATACTATCATTGGTAAAAATGCTCATACATTGGAGGGAAGCCACAAGACACACGGATCGCCACTAGGTGCAGAGGTTTTGGCTCAAAGTAAGCAAAATATGGGCTTTGATTCAGAGCAAAGCTTCCAAATCTCTCAAGAAGTTTTGGAGAGTTTTAGGCAAACAATGCACAGGGGCATTGCTATGTATCAGCAATGGGAAACAACTATCTCTCAAGACACACAAGCCAAAATCCAAGAATTGCAAAATCCAGATTTGTCAGCGATTGAATATCCGACATTTCAAGAGGGGACACAAATCGCCACAAGGGTGAGCAATGGAGAGATCCTTAATGCGATTGCAAAGAAACATCAAGGATTTTTGGGTGGAAGTGCAGATCTTGGACCTTCAAATAATACCTTGCTCAAAAATGAGGGAGATTTCCCCAATGGGCGTAATTTGCATTTTGGAATCCGCGAACACGCAATGGGTGCTATTTGCAATGGAATTGCAAATTATGGTTTGTTTTTGCCTTATTGTGCGACATTTTTTGTGTTTAGTGATTATATGAGTGCAAGCGTGCGTGTGGCTTCGATTATGAAATCACAAGTTTGGTATATTTGGACGCACGATAGTATCGGAGTAGGGGAAGATGGGGCAACACATCAACCCATCGAGCAACTCACACATTTTAGAGCAATGCCCAATCTCTATGTTTTCCGCCCTGCTGATGCCAATGAAAATCTTGCGTGTGTCAAAGTGGCTCTAACGCTCAAGGCTCCGAGTGCCTTTGTTTTGAGTCGCCAAAATCTTGAGGTTTTGCCATCCACAAATCAAGATCGCGTTGCAAAAGGTGGATATGCACTTTGTGAGTGCGAAAATCCAGATGTGATTCTTGTCGCCACAGGTTCTGAAGTCAAGTGTGCGTTGGAGAGTGCAAAGATCCTAGAAAATGAGGGCAAAAGAGTGCGTGTGGTGAGTATGCCATCATTGGAGTTGTTTAGAGAACAAAGCCAAGAATATCAAGATTCTGTTCTCTCAAATCGCGATCGCACAATTGCGATTGAGGCTTCAAGGGGCTTAGAGTGGTATGAATATGCAAATCAAGTTGTAGGAATGCAAAGCTTTGGGGCGTCAGGCAAGGGCAATGAACTCTTTGAGCACTTTGGTATCAATGTCAAGACAACTTTGGAAGTTGCTAGAAAAATATGCCAATGA